In a genomic window of Quercus lobata isolate SW786 chromosome 4, ValleyOak3.0 Primary Assembly, whole genome shotgun sequence:
- the LOC115987146 gene encoding cell number regulator 8-like — protein MASAAQDLNKNDNHEESSPLLAKQEQQEDGKKTTKLVETNKSDKVETKKSDKVETDAKAPAPAVGFVGGYAWTADGLPLRHGGSVVGEPMGRSQWNSSLCCCLGRNDEFCSSDLEVCVLGSFAPCVLYGSNAERLGSNPGTFANHCSTYTALYLIGKIVFGWNCLAPCFSYNSRTAIRRRFNLEGSCEALHGTCGCCGSFVEDEVQREQCESACDFVTHVFCHQCSLCQEGREIRRRMPHPAFNAQPFLVMIPPVEQAMGRGA, from the exons ATGGCTTCTGCTGCTCAGGACTTGAACAAGAACGATAATCACGAGGAATCTAGCCCTCTCTTGGCTaagcaagaacaacaagaagATGGAAAGAAAACCACCAAGCTAGTTGAGACTAATAAGTCTGATAAGGTTGAGACTAAAAAGTCTGATAAGGTTGAGACTGATGCGAAAGCTCCGGCTCCGGCAGTCGGATTTGTCGGCGGGTACGCTTGGACCGCCGATGGGCTTCCGTTAAGGCACGGCGGCAGCGTCGTTGGCGAGCCCATGGGCCGTTCTCAATGGAACTCCAGCCTCTGCTGTTGCCTCGGTCGCAACGACGAGTTCTGTAGCAGCGATCTTGAAGTTT GTGTTCTTGGAAGTTTTGCTCCTTGCGTGCTGTATGGAAGCAATGCCGAGAGACTTGGATCTAATCCTGGGACTTTTGCTAATCACTGCTCAACCTACACTGCTCTATATTTGATtggaaaaattgtttttggttggaaCTGCCTTGCGCCGTGTTTTTCATATAATAGCCGTACTGCTATTCGTAGGAGGTTCAATCTAGAG GGCAGCTGTGAGGCACTTCATGGTACATGTGGGTGCTGCGGAAGCTTTGTAGAGGATGAGGTGCAGCGTGAACAATGTGAGTCTGCATGTGACTTTGTGACTCATGTCTTCTGCCACCAATGTTCTCTTTGTCAGGAAGGTCGTGAGATCCGTCGTAGGATGCCTCATCCTGCGTTCAATGCTCAACCATTCTTGGTTATGATTCCTCCAGTGGAGCAGGCCATGGGCCGTGGGGCCTGA